Below is a genomic region from Salinirussus salinus.
CCGGCGGGACGACACACAGCGCCGGCGGGGCGATATACGGCCCGGCGGGGCGACAGCCGCGGCTGTCGGACCAGCGCGCAAAAAACGGCGAGAGTCGTAGCGACTTACTCGAACAGCTCGGTGACCGTCGCGTACTCGTCTGCGACCTTGTCCCAGTTGACGACCTCGAAGAAGGCGTCGATGAAGTCCCCGCGGGCCGGGCCGTAGTCGTAGTAGTAGGAGTGCTCCCAGACGTCCAGCGCCAGGATGGGGTGTGCGCCCCAGAGCGCGCCCTGGTCGTGCTTGTCGACCGGGACGTTGCGGAGCTGCTTGGCCACGGGGTCGTACACGAGCAGGGCCCACCCGCCGGCAGCGGACGCGGCGGCCTCGAAGTCGCCCTTCCAGCCCTCGTAGGAGCCGAAGTCCTCCTCGATGCGGTCGGCGAGGTCGCCGTCGGGTTCGCCGCCGCCGTCGGGGTGCATGTTCTCCCAGAACAGCGTGTGGAGATAGTGGCCACAGCCGTTGTGGGTGACGTTACCCTGCGCGGCGGCACTCGAGGAGAAGTCGCCGGCCTCGCGGTTCTCGGCCAGCGTCTCCTCGGCGGACGCGAGGCCGTTCACGTACCCCTGGTGGTGGGTGTCGTGATGCCACGTGAGTACCTGCTCGGAGATGTGTGGTTCGAGGGCGTCGTAGTCGTACGGTAGCGGCGGCAGTTCGGGCTCGGATAGTTCTGGCATCGTTGTAACCTCCGGTATCTACTGATGGACGGACGAAGGTTAAAGATTGAGGAGTCGGCTACCTGGACAGTCCGGAAAGTCGACGCGACGCTCCACCGCCGTGGCAGTCAGCGAACGCCGCCCCGTCGCGGTCCACACCGGAACGCGAATAGGACTGGCTTACGGGCTTCGGGCGGTGTGAGCGCGCAGGACGAACCCGACGGGCGAGCGGCGGATAGCCTGCGCGGGAGACCGGTGTAAGGGTGAAGTAACAAACCCGCCCGGCAGCGGAGACGGAGGGGCCATGACCGGATCAGTCGCGGTCGCGTCCGCCGTCCTGGTACAGTCCCTGGCTTCCGAGCTCCCGATGCAGGTGTTCTCCGGGGATTTCCTGGAGCTGGCAGTGCTCTTTTTCGTGCTCGCCATCGTCGCCGCGGTGTTCGGCGCCCGGGGCGTGGCCGGCCTCAGCATGGAGATCGCGAAGTGGCTCGTGGTCATCTTCATCGTGCTGGCGGTCGTCTCGGTCATCCTCTGAGAGAGGGCCGTTCCCGTCCCGGAGCGGGGCTCACTCCACGTCGGCTCCGGAGCCGTCGTCCAGCCGGCCGGCAAGGGTCGCGTTCAGCACGACACCGATCAGCAGCGAGAGCGCGACGACGTACAGCCAGGTGAGCACCAGGAAGACGGCGCCGACGACGCCGTAGAGGTCGACGCTCTCCGAGACGCCGACGTACACCCGGAGTGCGAGCGCCGAGAGCGTCCAGCCCGCGGCGGCGACGGCGGCGCCCGGGAGCACCTCGCCGAGCGAGGCGTCGTGTCCCGAGAACTGGTAGTACACCGGGAAGAAGAGGACGACCAGCGCGACCCAGACGACGAGCGGGCCGGCGACGACCCAGGCACGTATCTCGGTCCGGAACAGAAACAGCGAGGCGGCGGCAGCCATCACTGTGACCGTCAGCGTGACCGCCAGGAGTACCAGCAGGCTGTCGAGGAGTCGGCGGGCCAGCGAGCGGTCCTGGCGGGTCCGGTACACCTCGGCGAAGACACTCTCGACAGCTCCGAACAGCCGGAAGGAGCTCCACAGGGAGATGGCGAGTGCCAGCGCGACGGCCCGGCGCCGGCCCGTCGCGTCGCCGCCGACTTCCTCGAAGAGACGACGGAGCGCAGCCGTCTCGACGCCGGTCAGGGCCTCGGCGGTCACCACCAGAAAGTTCCCCGTCCCGACCAGGGAGAGGGCAGTGTAGACCAGAACCGCGAGGGCGACGAGGAAGTTGAACGCGTAGAAGGCGACCCCGGCGGCGTCGACGGTGAGCTGGCGCTCGCGAGCGAAGGCGGCCGCCGTCCGCACGAGCGTCGTCGCGCTCACGTCCGGACGTCGACCGGCCCGCGCTTCGATAGCCGGGACTTACCGGTCGGTACCCGCCCCGCGTTCCCCTCCGCTCGCTTCCCGCGTGTCGCTTCGCTCCCGCTCGCTCTGTTCCGCGGCTCGCATACACTCGCCGCTCCACCACGAGGGGCGACTCCTTCCCTGGCGTTCAGTCGTCGCCCCTCGCTTTCTCGAACATCGCCAGCGCCTCCTCGCGGCGCTTCCCGTGGTCGACGATAGGGTGGGGGTAGTCCGGGGCGTGCATCTCGCGGGTCCCGGGGTCGAGTTCGTGCCAGGAGTGGATGGCGTCGGCGGGCACGCCCTCCAGTTCGGGGACGTACTCGCGGACGTACTCCGCGTCGGGGTCGTACCGCTCCCCCTGGGTCATCGGGTTGAAGATCCGGAAGTACGGCTGGGCGTCCGTGCCGGTCGAGGCGGCCCACTGCCAGCCGCCGTTGTCGTTCGCGGTGTCGTGGTCGGCCAGCTTCTCGCGGAACCAGGCGTACCCCTCCCGCCAGTCGACCAGCAGGTCCTTCGTCAGAAAGGAGGCGACTATCATGCGGACGCGGTTGTGCATCCACGCCTCCGCGCGGAGCTGTCGCATCCCGGCGTCGACGATGGGATAGCCCGTCCGCCCGTCCTTCCAGGCCTGCAGCGCCTCGGGGTCATCGCGCCACTCGACGGCGTGTTCGTACTCCTTGTAGTTCGAGTCGACGACCTCGGGGTTGGCCCACAGCACCTGTGTGTAGAACTCCCGCCAGGCCAACTGGTCGAGGAACTCGAAGACGCTCTCGCGGGCGTCCTCGTCGGGCGCGTCCGCACGGGCGCGGTCGGCCCGCCCGTAGACCTCCCGGATACCGATAGTGCCGTACTTCAGGTGGGGTGACAGCCGGGAGGTGACGTCCTCGGCGGGGTAGTCCCGGCGCTCCCCGTACCGGTATGCGGGCCCCTCGCAGAACCGCTCCAGCAGGTCCCTGGCGACCGCGGTGCCCGCCGCCGGCACGTCGGCCTCCGGCTCCTCGAAGCCGAGGTCGGCGAGCGTCGGGAGCGGGTCGCCCTCCACGTCCGCCAGGCCGCCACCGTCCGGCGGCTCGACGGGGTCGGCTTTCGGCCGGTCGTGCCACTTCTTCGAGAAGTAGGTGAACACGGCGTAGGGGTCGCCGTCGTTGGTCGTGATCGACCCGGGCTCGTGGTGGACGGCGTCGTGGACTGCCTCCCGGTCGACGCCGGCCTCGTCCAGCGCCTGCCGGACCGCAGCGTCCCGGCGGCGGGCCAGCCCGGAGTAGTCGCGGTTCCAGGTGACCAGGTCGGCGTCGTACTCGTCGGCGAGCGCCGGAACGACCTCGACGGGGTTGCCGCGGGCGACGACCAGGTCGCTGCCCTGCTCACGGTAGGCCGCCCGCAGCGCGTCGAGTGCGTCGAGCATGAACGCGACCCGGGGCGGCGCGCCGTGTTCCAGCACTGTGGGGTCGAAGACGAAGACGGGAACGGCGGTGTCCTCGGCGGCGCGGGCGAGCCCGCGGTTGTCGGCCACCCGGAGGTCCCGGCGGTGCCAGTGAAGGCGCATACGTCTACGACGGGCCCGGTCCACTTCAAGCGGCGGGGCAATCGGTTTGGGACGCCGTGGGACCGGGCGGCTCGCGGGCCTCGGGACCGAACGCCCGACAGCCCGGAGGGCTGGCTACCCGTCCGTCTTCAGGGCGAGCCCGCCGTCGGTCGGGCCATCCTGGAGCACCACGTCGATCACCGTCGGCTGTTCGAGGTGGTAGGAGACGATCCCGTCGTCGGTCCAGCTCACCGCCTCGACGTCGAAGGTCTCCGTGCCGTCGGCCGTCACGACGGTGAGGGTGCGGTCGGCGGCGTCGTAGCGGACCTCCTCCGGCGCGTCGGCGACGGGGGCCTCGGGGTCGAACTCGCGGACCGGGTCACCCGTCGCGTTCTCGGGGAGGGCGGTCTCCCTCACACCGTCGGTTGTACTCTCGCCTCCGGAGACGGCTTCCCCGCCGAGGTCCAGTTCGAGCAGCGGTGTGAAGTCGAACAGGGTTGGCACCGTTCCGGGGCCGCCGGCAAGCGAGACGACCGTCGGGCTCATCCGGAAGTAGTGGCCGTCGGTGGTGAAGCCGACCGGGGGAACGTCCTCGGCCGACGCGTCGTAGCTCACGCGTTCGAGCGACCGGGGGAAGGGGACAGTCGTCCCGTTACTCCCGTCGTCGGCGTCGACCATGTGCACGAGGGCGACCTCGTCGAAGTGGTAGGTGACGGTCCCGGTGTCGTTGGCGACGACGGCCGTCGGCGCAAGCGTGTGCGTCCCGTCGGCCGTCGTCACGGTGACGGTCCCGTTGGCGGCGTCGAAGCGGACCTCCTCGGGCGCGTCGGCGACCGGGACGTCGGGGTCGAACTCCCCGGCCGGCTCGATGTCGGCGTCGTCGGGGATGTCGATCCGCAGGGTGCCGTTGCTCCCGGGCTCGGAGACCGTTCCCTCATCGAGGTCGAGCCGGTCTCCGGGGGTGAACGAGAAGCTCCGGGGGATCGTCGCCCCGGCGTCCGCGAAGCCGACCGCGCGGGGTTCCATGGTGAACCGGTGAGCGTCGGTGACGAAGGTGACGCGACGGGTGTGTTCGTCCACGCGCTCGTAGACGACTTTCTCGAGGGAGTCGGGGAACGTCGCGTTCGGAGCGGTCGCTGGGCTGGGGGAGTCGGAAGCTCTCGACTGCGTCATGTCGGGTGCGGAGTCGGAGGGCTCCGTCTGGTCGTCGGGCGGTGCGTCAAGCGGGGCGGAGTCCGCGTTCGCGGCGACGACGGCGCCACCGGCGACAGTGGTGACGACCATCGCGGCCGCGAAGGCGAACGCGAGTGATTTCGATGGCATGGTTCATGTCGTGGCCCGGTGTCCCGCGGACCAGGGCGGCTACCCCGAGGGACCGGAACCACTCGCTTACCCCTTGTGTGAAACTCCGGATAAGCACCCGTTGGAAAGGCCCGGAAACAGCGGACGAAAACCCTTCCCAACGGTCGGGTTGCCGCCAGTCCGGCCGGGGCAGACGGA
It encodes:
- the sod gene encoding superoxide dismutase is translated as MPELSEPELPPLPYDYDALEPHISEQVLTWHHDTHHQGYVNGLASAEETLAENREAGDFSSSAAAQGNVTHNGCGHYLHTLFWENMHPDGGGEPDGDLADRIEEDFGSYEGWKGDFEAAASAAGGWALLVYDPVAKQLRNVPVDKHDQGALWGAHPILALDVWEHSYYYDYGPARGDFIDAFFEVVNWDKVADEYATVTELFE
- a CDS encoding DUF1328 domain-containing protein: MTGSVAVASAVLVQSLASELPMQVFSGDFLELAVLFFVLAIVAAVFGARGVAGLSMEIAKWLVVIFIVLAVVSVIL
- a CDS encoding YihY/virulence factor BrkB family protein, encoding MSATTLVRTAAAFARERQLTVDAAGVAFYAFNFLVALAVLVYTALSLVGTGNFLVVTAEALTGVETAALRRLFEEVGGDATGRRRAVALALAISLWSSFRLFGAVESVFAEVYRTRQDRSLARRLLDSLLVLLAVTLTVTVMAAAASLFLFRTEIRAWVVAGPLVVWVALVVLFFPVYYQFSGHDASLGEVLPGAAVAAAGWTLSALALRVYVGVSESVDLYGVVGAVFLVLTWLYVVALSLLIGVVLNATLAGRLDDGSGADVE
- a CDS encoding cryptochrome/photolyase family protein, encoding MRLHWHRRDLRVADNRGLARAAEDTAVPVFVFDPTVLEHGAPPRVAFMLDALDALRAAYREQGSDLVVARGNPVEVVPALADEYDADLVTWNRDYSGLARRRDAAVRQALDEAGVDREAVHDAVHHEPGSITTNDGDPYAVFTYFSKKWHDRPKADPVEPPDGGGLADVEGDPLPTLADLGFEEPEADVPAAGTAVARDLLERFCEGPAYRYGERRDYPAEDVTSRLSPHLKYGTIGIREVYGRADRARADAPDEDARESVFEFLDQLAWREFYTQVLWANPEVVDSNYKEYEHAVEWRDDPEALQAWKDGRTGYPIVDAGMRQLRAEAWMHNRVRMIVASFLTKDLLVDWREGYAWFREKLADHDTANDNGGWQWAASTGTDAQPYFRIFNPMTQGERYDPDAEYVREYVPELEGVPADAIHSWHELDPGTREMHAPDYPHPIVDHGKRREEALAMFEKARGDD